In one window of Meleagris gallopavo isolate NT-WF06-2002-E0010 breed Aviagen turkey brand Nicholas breeding stock chromosome 4, Turkey_5.1, whole genome shotgun sequence DNA:
- the TRMT10A gene encoding tRNA methyltransferase 10 homolog A isoform X3 yields MSSGTPTESTMPPDAPEVEAKAKSCDRQVERPEEGTGKTECLEPMSKRQRKKLLKQKQWEEQKDLRRQKRIEKRQKRKLERQSKSDTSNEGNDRKRMRRKVVPSTLRLIVDCSFDDLMVLKFYLTSHGGQLKSNMNENDKGWVNWKDIQIRTEHYSELIKKEDLVYLTSDSPDVLSELDERKAYVIGGLVDHNHHKGITYRKAVEQGIGHAQLPLGNFVKMNSRKVLAVNHVFEIILAYLEKRDWKEAFFSVLPQRKGAVPLGEAQHALSEKEGEDNDTDSN; encoded by the exons ATGTCATCGGGAACACCAACAGAAAGCACCATGCCCCCTGATGCACCTGAGGTGGAAGCAAAGGCGAAGTCATGTGACAGGCAAGTAGAAAGACCAGAGGAAGGCACAGGCAAAACAGAATGCCTCGAGCCCATGTCCAAGAGGCAAAGGAAGAAACTACTGAAGCAAAAACAGTGGGAAGAGCAGAAGGATCTCCGAAG GCAGAAACGAATAGAAAAACGCCAGAAGAGAAAATTAGAACGTCAGTCAAAATCAGACACCAGTAACGAAGGGAATGACAGAAAGCGTATGCGAAGGAAAGTTGTTCCCAGCACGCTTCGCCTCATAGTGGACTGCAGCTTTGATGACTTGATGGTGCTAAAG TTTTACTTGACCAGCCATGGAGGACAGCTGAAGAGCAATATGAATGAAAATGACAAAGGATGGGTCAACTGGAAG GATATCCAAATTAGAACAGAGCACTACAGCGAactaataaagaaagaagaccTGGTGTACCTCACCTCAGATTCCCCAGATGTTCTCAGTGAGCTGGACGAGAGGAAGGCTTATGTGATTGGAGGACTGGTGGATCATAATCACCACAAG GGAATTACTTATAGAAAGGCTGTAGAGCAAGGAATTGGTCATGCACAGCTCCCTCTGGGAAACTTCGTGAAGATGAACAGTCGGAAAGTGTTAGCAGTCAATCATG TGTTTGAAATCATCCTCGCGTATCTGGAGAAGAGAGACTGGAAGGAGGCCTTTTTCAGTGTCTTGCCACAGCGGAAAGGGGCAGTTCCATTGGGAGAAGCCCAACATGCTCTAtctgagaaagaaggggaagacAATGACACAGACAGCAACTAG
- the TRMT10A gene encoding tRNA methyltransferase 10 homolog A isoform X1: MSSGTPTESTMPPDAPEVEAKAKSCDRQVERPEEGTGKTECLEPMSKRQRKKLLKQKQWEEQKDLRRQKRIEKRQKRKLERQSKSDTSNEGNDRKRMRRKVVPSTLRLIVDCSFDDLMVLKLLAHGKAFCGGLSEGLCKNKLCCIQDVKKLHKQIQRCYAENRKAFHPVQFYLTSHGGQLKSNMNENDKGWVNWKDIQIRTEHYSELIKKEDLVYLTSDSPDVLSELDERKAYVIGGLVDHNHHKGITYRKAVEQGIGHAQLPLGNFVKMNSRKVLAVNHVFEIILAYLEKRDWKEAFFSVLPQRKGAVPLGEAQHALSEKEGEDNDTDSN; encoded by the exons ATGTCATCGGGAACACCAACAGAAAGCACCATGCCCCCTGATGCACCTGAGGTGGAAGCAAAGGCGAAGTCATGTGACAGGCAAGTAGAAAGACCAGAGGAAGGCACAGGCAAAACAGAATGCCTCGAGCCCATGTCCAAGAGGCAAAGGAAGAAACTACTGAAGCAAAAACAGTGGGAAGAGCAGAAGGATCTCCGAAG GCAGAAACGAATAGAAAAACGCCAGAAGAGAAAATTAGAACGTCAGTCAAAATCAGACACCAGTAACGAAGGGAATGACAGAAAGCGTATGCGAAGGAAAGTTGTTCCCAGCACGCTTCGCCTCATAGTGGACTGCAGCTTTGATGACTTGATGGTGCTAAAG cTTCTGGCTCATGGTAAAGCATTTTGTGGTGGTCTGTCTGAAGGACTATGTAAAAACAAATTGTGTTGTATACAGGATGTTAAGAAGCTTCACAAGCAAATTCAGAGATGTTATGCAGAAAATCGCAAAGCATTCCATCCTGTGCAG TTTTACTTGACCAGCCATGGAGGACAGCTGAAGAGCAATATGAATGAAAATGACAAAGGATGGGTCAACTGGAAG GATATCCAAATTAGAACAGAGCACTACAGCGAactaataaagaaagaagaccTGGTGTACCTCACCTCAGATTCCCCAGATGTTCTCAGTGAGCTGGACGAGAGGAAGGCTTATGTGATTGGAGGACTGGTGGATCATAATCACCACAAG GGAATTACTTATAGAAAGGCTGTAGAGCAAGGAATTGGTCATGCACAGCTCCCTCTGGGAAACTTCGTGAAGATGAACAGTCGGAAAGTGTTAGCAGTCAATCATG TGTTTGAAATCATCCTCGCGTATCTGGAGAAGAGAGACTGGAAGGAGGCCTTTTTCAGTGTCTTGCCACAGCGGAAAGGGGCAGTTCCATTGGGAGAAGCCCAACATGCTCTAtctgagaaagaaggggaagacAATGACACAGACAGCAACTAG
- the TRMT10A gene encoding tRNA methyltransferase 10 homolog A isoform X2, whose protein sequence is MSSGTPTESTMPPDAPEVEAKAKSCDRQVERPEEGTGKTECLEPMSKRQRKKLLKQKQWEEQKDLRRQKRIEKRQKRKLERQSKSDTSNEGNDRKRMRRKVVPSTLRLIVDCSFDDLMVLKDVKKLHKQIQRCYAENRKAFHPVQFYLTSHGGQLKSNMNENDKGWVNWKDIQIRTEHYSELIKKEDLVYLTSDSPDVLSELDERKAYVIGGLVDHNHHKGITYRKAVEQGIGHAQLPLGNFVKMNSRKVLAVNHVFEIILAYLEKRDWKEAFFSVLPQRKGAVPLGEAQHALSEKEGEDNDTDSN, encoded by the exons ATGTCATCGGGAACACCAACAGAAAGCACCATGCCCCCTGATGCACCTGAGGTGGAAGCAAAGGCGAAGTCATGTGACAGGCAAGTAGAAAGACCAGAGGAAGGCACAGGCAAAACAGAATGCCTCGAGCCCATGTCCAAGAGGCAAAGGAAGAAACTACTGAAGCAAAAACAGTGGGAAGAGCAGAAGGATCTCCGAAG GCAGAAACGAATAGAAAAACGCCAGAAGAGAAAATTAGAACGTCAGTCAAAATCAGACACCAGTAACGAAGGGAATGACAGAAAGCGTATGCGAAGGAAAGTTGTTCCCAGCACGCTTCGCCTCATAGTGGACTGCAGCTTTGATGACTTGATGGTGCTAAAG GATGTTAAGAAGCTTCACAAGCAAATTCAGAGATGTTATGCAGAAAATCGCAAAGCATTCCATCCTGTGCAG TTTTACTTGACCAGCCATGGAGGACAGCTGAAGAGCAATATGAATGAAAATGACAAAGGATGGGTCAACTGGAAG GATATCCAAATTAGAACAGAGCACTACAGCGAactaataaagaaagaagaccTGGTGTACCTCACCTCAGATTCCCCAGATGTTCTCAGTGAGCTGGACGAGAGGAAGGCTTATGTGATTGGAGGACTGGTGGATCATAATCACCACAAG GGAATTACTTATAGAAAGGCTGTAGAGCAAGGAATTGGTCATGCACAGCTCCCTCTGGGAAACTTCGTGAAGATGAACAGTCGGAAAGTGTTAGCAGTCAATCATG TGTTTGAAATCATCCTCGCGTATCTGGAGAAGAGAGACTGGAAGGAGGCCTTTTTCAGTGTCTTGCCACAGCGGAAAGGGGCAGTTCCATTGGGAGAAGCCCAACATGCTCTAtctgagaaagaaggggaagacAATGACACAGACAGCAACTAG
- the C4H4orf17 gene encoding uncharacterized protein C4orf17 homolog, translating to MNTCQHCSRSRSSWVTYSSRNVPHPRMLCHIQGLNNSPICCVRHSCFGELPYAVKTAIPEQKADGEHVLNGNARGSSPANNCLPRLEAFMQRGPGSSQLAAQHGEGLANVPERIQSSPKSPEKLLKKRPQTSAQPATIQGVLQTLSQPSSACLNSNHSPHAQQNTDFDLSYLHGEIKVLEKLRNVFQTDSLTEIQEWLSKASLKEKVFMSRLIYSELTGKGRLNNQPHAMQEGAGESTNIQSLLKPRTPSQRGPEGDINNRPSTNRSEANQNTKHEMDKDRILFSKLRNRGPAHADTSSPEKSHGWQWKQRGVPLNAALQQAKQQIAPSQGRPTSS from the exons ATGAATACATGTCAACATTGTTCTCGCTCCAGGAGCTCATGGGTAACATACTCCTCTAGGAACGTTCCCCACCCTCGGATGCTTTGCCACATACAAG GGTTAAACAATAGTCCGATCTGTTGTGTAAGACACAGCTGTTTTGGAGAACTCCCATATGCTGTCAAAACAGCCATCCCTGAGCAAAAAGCTGATGGAGAACATGTGCTAAATGGGAATGCCAGAGGCAGCTCACCTGCCAACAACTGTCTTCCAAGGCTTGAGGCTTTCATGCAGAGAGGGCCTGGCTCTTCACAGCTTGCGGCAC AACATGGAGAAGGACTTGCAAATGTTCCAGAGAGGATTCAAAGTAGCCCCAAATCACCAGAAAAG cttttgaaaaaacGACCCCAAACCTCTGCACAACCTGCAACTATCCAGGGAGTCCTCCAGACTCTCTCCCAGCCTTCTTCTGCATGCCTCAACTCGAATCACAGTCCTCATGCCCAGCAGAACACAGATTTTGACCTAAGCTACCTGCATGGGGAAATAAAG GTGCttgaaaaactgagaaatgttttccagaCAGATTCGCTTACAGAGATCCAGGAATGGCTCTCAAAGGCAAGTCTAAAAG AGAAAGTCTTCATGTCCAGACTGATTTACTCTGAACTGACTGGTAAAGGCAGGCTGAATAACCAGCCACATGCAATGCAGGAAGGTGCAGGAGAGAGCACGAATATCCAGAGTTTGCTAAAGCCCCGGACTCCTTCTCAGAGAGGTCCAGAAGGAGATATAAATAACAG GCCTTCAACTAACAGATCAGAAGCAAATCAAAACACGAAGCATG aaatGGATAAAGACCGTATTTTGTTCTCAAAGCTGAGAAACAGAGGTCCAGCACATGCAGACACATcatctccagagaagagccaTGGCTGGCAATGGAAACAAAGAGGCGTGCCCTTGAatgctgccctgcagcaagcCAAACAACAGATAGCCCCCTCCCAAGGGAGGCCCACATCTTCATAG